In bacterium, the sequence AGGTTGGTGATACATACCGCCTGTCGCGTTTCTATGGCATCGAACATGACATAGATTTCCTTACTTTGACTTTTGGAGGTCACCCCTTCAATCTCTGGGAGGCGATACTGAGAGCCGACAATGGCAGGGACAAAGCTGAAAAAAGAATTGGCGTGACCGATGCCCGCACATCCTCTTACCACATAGATAAAAATGAGGTGCAGTCTACGCTACAGGTAACATGGGGCGGAATAGACCTTCCAGATAAGAAGGCGGCGATTGAGGTATGCATCAGTGTGACCCTCAAGCGCGATGATCCCCTTTCCTACTGGCGTATTGACGTTCGCAACAACAGTAAAAAATGGGGCGTCTGGCAGGTGTACTTTCCAACCCTCTCTCTTGCTCCCATTGGTGAGAAACACAAAGATAATGTTTTTGTTTTCCCAAAGGATCGGGGTCGTGTAGTCGAAAATTGTTTTGAGACACAATCCGGATACGGTCATGGTCTGAACGCAGATTATGAGGAACCACCAACAGGACCAGGACAGTCAGTGCCCGGCGACATGGACATGCAATTTCAAGCCTTATACAACGCTGAGAACGGTGCCGGATTATACCTGGCGGCATATGATGGTGAGGGATATATGAAACATCTCCGCGTCGTCAATAGAAAGACAAATCTTCTTTACCTGATTGCACATGACCCGGATAATATGGGCTATCCCAAAGAGAATTATTCGATGTCGTATGATTTCGTAATAGGTCCATTCACGGGAAATTGGTATGACGCATGCCAGATATATCGTCAGTGGGCAATTAAACAATCCTGGTGCAGTAAGGGACCTCTTATAGAGCGCAATGACATACCGAAGTGGTTCAAAGAAGCGCCTATGATGCTCTGTGCACAGACATACGGTAAAGATGATAATATTGCCAATGTACACGATGCCTTTCTCGCGTTTCTTGACATAGCTAAAGTTCCTTTGCCGTGTGTGTGGTATGGCTGGAAGTTTTACCAGACAAAATTGACCGCTTATGACAAGCTAGATTCACCTTGGCGTGTCTCCGCGAAGAACCCTTATCCTCCCGGTAACGTACATGACGGCAACTATCCTAAATTACCAGCGCTTCCTGGCTTTAGCGAAGCTTGCAAGAGTATACGTGAAGCAGGTGGTTATCCCTCCCCATACGTTTGCCTGCAGATATACGACCAGGGTCAGGCAGAAAATGCTCCATATGTTAAGGATGCCCGACCCTATGTTTCGCGCCATATTGACGGCAAACTCCGCAACTATCCCCGCGAACCATCTTGGTTAATGTGCGCTTTCACCAAGTGGTGGCAGGAACGCCTGAAAGAGACCTGCGTCGAACTGATCCGCAGAGAGCACGCCGGTGGCGCCTATCTGGATACCATGCATGGTGCAGCACATTGGTGTTTCGCCACTGAGCACGGTCATTCATACGGCGGCGGAACCTACCGATCAAAGGGAATGCATGAAATTTCCCGTATCTGTCGAGATGCGATGAAAGCTGTGGACCCGAATACGTTCACTACCGGTGAGAATCCCAATGAAATCATGATAGATGTGATTGATGGTATACTTTACCAGTATACTGTTCGCGCGGACTTTTCAGCCCCACTATTTGCAACTGTCTACCAGGATTATATTACACGCCACGGCATGGGCTGCCGTGTGGAGGCAGGAGAGGGGTTTTATATGCAAGCCGGGTCACTTTTTGTTGAAGGGGCTCAGATCGGCAGACTCAGGATTGGCGGAGGGACAAAGCATCTCGATGTTCGTGAAGAAAAGTACGGTGAACAGCTGGCTTATCTAAAGCGGCTAATCGGGTACTATCGTCAGGACATGGCGAAGAAATTTCTTTGTTATGGTCGCTTGCTTCGGCCCTTGAAATTTTCACAGCCGTCCCAGATGCCGGTTATGTCCTACAAGGAACCAAGAGGTTATACATATCGGGCTGGTATTGTAAAACTTCCAGCTTTACAGTCCGGTGTATTTCAGGCGCCGGATGGAGAACTTGGTGTCTTCATTGTCAACATGAGTCCGAAAGAAGTCTCCTTTACTACGGCTCTTGATTTTATAGAATATGGTTTACCGGACAGTAAGATTTTTAATGTTCAAAGTATAACATCCGAAGGAAAAAAGAAATTAGAGTATAGTAACATCAAACAAAAGTTAATTCTCCAGGGAATACTCAATCCACGTGATGTGATTATGTACAGAATTGGAGAAAAGCTCCAGTAGATTTCTCATCAAGACGGAAGGCGAGTGAAACTTTGTAAGATATTTAAATTACCGCTAATAATATTTTGACAATATGTTCTGGTTCTGGACAAATAGGACAGGAATTAATGTTTAACTATATGAAGATCCAACCGTACAGGGGTAAAAAGTGAATGGGAACTAATTCAAAAATCAGGATAAAATCCAAGTCATGGGAGTTTTTAGAAGAAAAATGGCATTTCATATCAGATATGCCGTCAGTAATTCTGAAGGATAAAAAAGCACTAAAATCTGATACAAAAAACATAAAAATAGAAACCTCCTTTTCTTCATACAGGGACGTTTTTTCTTCGGTAACTGTTGATATTACGAACAAGGGCAGGTCTCCTGTGTGGATTGAGGAGGTGGAATTCTGCAGGATAAACATCCGGCACTTTCCCGCAAAGAACCTGCGCATGTTAATCTACAACGATGATGCAACAGCAGGTAAATGGCTGAATAACGGAAACAGGCCTCTGCTGGGAAGCTCTTCCATGGACTCTGATGTAGATGATAACTGTTCCCGGCTCTTTACATGTGTATATAACCAGGGATCAGCGGATGGGATATTCCTCGGGCTTATACCTGAAGGAGGCCGTATATTTTATAACTCATTTACAAACACCGGGAATGTTTTCAGGGGAACAGCCAGAGTGAGAATACATATTAAGCCCCGAACTAGAATCAGAATTGGCAGATTAGTTGTTGCAGGAGGAGAGCTTGAAGGGGCGTTTTCAGGTTTTAGTTCCTTGTTCGGCAGACCGAGAACCAGCCCGGATTTTGCAAAGAATATCGGATGGAATTCATGGGATTATTATCTCTGGTCTGTTAACTCGGATGATATCATGGAGAATATGAGATTTATTAAGAAAACCCCATGGCTGAAGAAGCGCCTTAAATATATAGTCATTGACTGCGGATGGTCAAGCCGCCACGGCGACTGGAAGGCAGATCACACCTTTCCCGGAGGTATGAAGAATATTGCAGGCAAGATCAGACGAGCCGGATTTATACCCGGTATATGGGTTGCCCCTTTCATGGTACACCGCGATAGCCGGATTGCGATAGAACATCCGGAACTTATTGTGAAAGAACCCGACGGGAGAGGACCTCTCAGGATAGGCAGGGGATTTGAAAAAGCCATGTGTCTGGATACGACTCATCCGGATAGTATAAGTTTTTTGCATAACCTTTTTACAAGACTGAAAAAAGATGGATTTCGCTATTTCAAGACAGACTATTTATCTCATGTGCTGATTGCAGGCAGGGAAGGCAGGTTCCATAACAGAAATATAACACCTATGGAGGCATTTAAGAGGGGTATTCAGACCATCAGAAAGGCAATAGGGAATGATTCAAAGCTTCTCGGGTGTGCAGGTTTTATTCCTGAGGCCGGAGTGGGTATCTGGGATGCATGCAGAATGTCACTGGATATAAGCTCTTACTGGTCGGATATACTTGCCCTTTCAAGAGATGCAGCCTTGAAGAGTATGTTCAACGGGAAAACATGGCAGAATGATTACGATTTCCTGATAGTCAGAAGCGCTGAAACATCTAAGGAAAAAAAGATAAACGTATTCGAGGACCTGAAGTTTTTTGTTCCGGAAAAAGCGTACATGCCGTATTCAGTAAGAAGCGGCTCGACACTTAAGACAGAGCATGAAGCAAGGGTATGGGCATCCCTGACACTGGTAGCAGGGGGGTCTATGGTGCTTTCAGACAGACTCAGTATGTTGAACAGAAAGGGAATTAATTTGATAAAAACTGTTGTTGAGAATGCAACCGGTACAGCAGGACATCCCCTTGATTTCCTTCATAAGGGAATGTCTCGTATCTGGTTTTCTGAGAATAAATCTGAATATCTTATCGGTATATTCAACTGGAGTGACAGAAAAGCTGTCATTAAGCCGGGTAATTTTCTAAGGAAGAAGGGGATACATCTAAAAAAAGCATACGAATTATGGAGCAAAAAGATACTCTCTCTGGATGCAGTAAAACTCGGACCGAGAGATGCCAGAGTTTTTAAAATTAAAAGGCATCTGATACAACAAGAAAGCAAAAATTCAGGATAAAACTTTCTCTTAGTACAACAGTCTTTGGCAGTAAATAATTGCAAAAAAAATTCGTGGATTAATTCTTGACATTCAAAAAGGATATATCTAGCATAAACATAATGATTAAACATACTCTTGTATACCATCTTACTTGTGGAATTATCAGGATCGGAATGTGTGCCGTTCTGCTGCTGATTCTCGGCTGCGGTACCGATATACCCCTAACGAAAGAAAAGAGACCGAGGAGTTCAGTAGGCTGGTAACTGAGTGGCAGGAGGCTGTGAAAGCAGGAGCTACCAGCACCGCAATGCAACTGGCGACCAAGATCTGCGGCAATATGCCGTCTTACACTTTGCAACCAGCATATCTCAGATTATGCAACAGGTTATGCAAGGAGAATGATATAAATCCCAAGTACCTAGATGCTGGTTTTGATGCATGGGACTTTCGGTATTGGAGAGACGCTTTTGCCTTTAAAAAACTTGGTCATCGTATAGTGAGTGAAGCAGGGAAGAATAACGACGCCCCCATCTTTGCACTCTTCACAGCAGTTCGTAAACATATAAAGTCTTCAGAACCGCCCAATGGAAATATACTATGGCCTTATACAATATGGCAGTTAAGGAAAGGCTTGTGCGACCAACAGGCGTGGGTCTTGTGTGAGTTGGCATATCAGCTTGGGTATGAAACCCAGATTGTATATCTCCGGGACCTCAAAACGTTGACTTCACCACACACAATCTGCGAGATCAGAAAAGGAAACAAGAAATGGGTTGCTGACCCGTCTTCAGGTAAGCTTCTTCCAAATATATCCGTTGCAGATTTGGCTACTGACACACAACTAGCTGCGTCTACTTGGCCAGACAGAAAGGATTTGCAAGAGGCAATCAAAAAAACAGACTACTATCTTCCCGCATATCCACAGGATTACTGCCAGAGAAATCAAGTGCTACAACAAAAAGCAAGACGTACGTATATTGGGAGATAATTGCCCACGCTTTGGTCAGTCTCCTGCTAACCGACTGAACAAGTACATGTCATTGACAAGGCAGGAGGACCGGCCTTTTCAGTACCAGTTTTGGGTTTCTCCTTTCCGTTTGCTATGCACTCAGATGGTGCTTGACATTCAAAAAGGATATATCTAGTATATGGACATAATGATTAAACGAACTCTTTCAGATATTAAAATCAGGATTCAGAAAGCCAATTCCATCAAAGAGGGAAAAAAATCCGAGCTGCTTGACCTGCTTTCAACTCTAAAATCCGAAATTGAGGAGCTTTCCAAGACTCAGGCTGATCACGCGAAAAGCATTACAGGTTTTACTGACATCTCAACTCATGAAGCAACACGTGAAAACAAAAACCCAGAACTTCTAAAAGTCTCTATAGAGGGCTTGTCTTCATCGGTTAAGGGATTTGAAACATCGCATCCAAAACTGGCAGAGATTGTAAATTCTATATGTCTCACGCTGTCAAATCTCGGCATATAGGACCTACCTGATCAATTCCTCTGCAATCTGAACTGCATTAAGAGCCGCACCTTTGCGGATGTTGTCTGAAACTACCCACATATTGATTCCGTTTTTCTTAAAAGGATCCTTGCGGATTCTGCCTACATAGGTATCATCCTTGCCTTCTGCAAAAATAGGCATTGGGTACTGTGGCGGATCGGCGCTTATATCATCAACAACAGATATCCCTTGAGCATCCTTCAAGACACTGGTGATTTCTTTAATAGAAACTTCTCTTTCTGTCTCAATATATATAGATTCTGAATGAGCATAAAAAACAGGAACTCGCACTGTAGTCGCAGTAATCTCTATTGTATCATCATGTAAAATCTTATGTGTTTCTTTAACCATCTTCCATTCTTCTGTTGTGTATCCCAATTCTCCAAAAGAGCCTATGTGCGGAATTGCATTAAATGCTATTTGATAAGGATAAGCCTTAATATCTGTTATTTCTTCTCCATTGGTATAATCCTGAACTTGTTTTTTCAACTCCCCTATTGCCTCTCTTCCTGTCCCTGAAACTGATTGATATGTAGAGACAATAATTCTTCTTATCTTTGTCAATTTATGTATTGGCGCTAGTGCGACCACCATTTGAATGGTGGAACAATTCGGATTGGCAA encodes:
- a CDS encoding aspartate-semialdehyde dehydrogenase, producing the protein MNKKETYNLAVVGVGTVGIEMLRVLRQRKFPVDKLVVLARSKRDIIVDSNTYSVKTISEELFDGMDIALFAGTEGEKGAAVTFGKVAASKGVVVIDNGADFRMDPDVPLVIPEVNPEDIEWHKNIIANPNCSTIQMVVALAPIHKLTKIRRIIVSTYQSVSGTGREAIGELKKQVQDYTNGEEITDIKAYPYQIAFNAIPHIGSFGELGYTTEEWKMVKETHKILHDDTIEITATTVRVPVFYAHSESIYIETEREVSIKEITSVLKDAQGISVVDDISADPPQYPMPIFAEGKDDTYVGRIRKDPFKKNGINMWVVSDNIRKGAALNAVQIAEELIR
- a CDS encoding alpha-galactosidase → MGTNSKIRIKSKSWEFLEEKWHFISDMPSVILKDKKALKSDTKNIKIETSFSSYRDVFSSVTVDITNKGRSPVWIEEVEFCRINIRHFPAKNLRMLIYNDDATAGKWLNNGNRPLLGSSSMDSDVDDNCSRLFTCVYNQGSADGIFLGLIPEGGRIFYNSFTNTGNVFRGTARVRIHIKPRTRIRIGRLVVAGGELEGAFSGFSSLFGRPRTSPDFAKNIGWNSWDYYLWSVNSDDIMENMRFIKKTPWLKKRLKYIVIDCGWSSRHGDWKADHTFPGGMKNIAGKIRRAGFIPGIWVAPFMVHRDSRIAIEHPELIVKEPDGRGPLRIGRGFEKAMCLDTTHPDSISFLHNLFTRLKKDGFRYFKTDYLSHVLIAGREGRFHNRNITPMEAFKRGIQTIRKAIGNDSKLLGCAGFIPEAGVGIWDACRMSLDISSYWSDILALSRDAALKSMFNGKTWQNDYDFLIVRSAETSKEKKINVFEDLKFFVPEKAYMPYSVRSGSTLKTEHEARVWASLTLVAGGSMVLSDRLSMLNRKGINLIKTVVENATGTAGHPLDFLHKGMSRIWFSENKSEYLIGIFNWSDRKAVIKPGNFLRKKGIHLKKAYELWSKKILSLDAVKLGPRDARVFKIKRHLIQQESKNSG
- a CDS encoding LamG domain-containing protein, which gives rise to MYHINKKLNLSLLVSFSVLFLLSVFNFTSSATAEEGLVAYWNFDEGKGSVLHDLSGNKNHGTIVNASWARTEDGHALKFGESDTHYVNCGENPSLNITGDMTIMAWVKLMPSTFPNPKTNWTILSCEKYKKSGFILRIDGRTAKLFFRPGYDGDPLYVYSEMYLKANIFYHLSIVRNGKNITYFIDGIPDTQFEVPNPAPAEIPLTISNESQPFEGLIDNMKIYNRALSEDEIVNQYRQEAKSRGKTVFLVEKAERETGTSFFKQDKKQIDFHATEKQLHFANQYIGIEFFKVGDTYRLSRFYGIEHDIDFLTLTFGGHPFNLWEAILRADNGRDKAEKRIGVTDARTSSYHIDKNEVQSTLQVTWGGIDLPDKKAAIEVCISVTLKRDDPLSYWRIDVRNNSKKWGVWQVYFPTLSLAPIGEKHKDNVFVFPKDRGRVVENCFETQSGYGHGLNADYEEPPTGPGQSVPGDMDMQFQALYNAENGAGLYLAAYDGEGYMKHLRVVNRKTNLLYLIAHDPDNMGYPKENYSMSYDFVIGPFTGNWYDACQIYRQWAIKQSWCSKGPLIERNDIPKWFKEAPMMLCAQTYGKDDNIANVHDAFLAFLDIAKVPLPCVWYGWKFYQTKLTAYDKLDSPWRVSAKNPYPPGNVHDGNYPKLPALPGFSEACKSIREAGGYPSPYVCLQIYDQGQAENAPYVKDARPYVSRHIDGKLRNYPREPSWLMCAFTKWWQERLKETCVELIRREHAGGAYLDTMHGAAHWCFATEHGHSYGGGTYRSKGMHEISRICRDAMKAVDPNTFTTGENPNEIMIDVIDGILYQYTVRADFSAPLFATVYQDYITRHGMGCRVEAGEGFYMQAGSLFVEGAQIGRLRIGGGTKHLDVREEKYGEQLAYLKRLIGYYRQDMAKKFLCYGRLLRPLKFSQPSQMPVMSYKEPRGYTYRAGIVKLPALQSGVFQAPDGELGVFIVNMSPKEVSFTTALDFIEYGLPDSKIFNVQSITSEGKKKLEYSNIKQKLILQGILNPRDVIMYRIGEKLQ
- a CDS encoding DUF4404 family protein codes for the protein MDIMIKRTLSDIKIRIQKANSIKEGKKSELLDLLSTLKSEIEELSKTQADHAKSITGFTDISTHEATRENKNPELLKVSIEGLSSSVKGFETSHPKLAEIVNSICLTLSNLGI